Proteins from one Triticum aestivum cultivar Chinese Spring chromosome 7A, IWGSC CS RefSeq v2.1, whole genome shotgun sequence genomic window:
- the LOC123151749 gene encoding uridine kinase-like protein 2, chloroplastic isoform X1 has translation MEDVLDSAVGAHFSGLRRDLRRLSSSSSLPSSPSSATCNDASAAAPSGLASPAPRQPFVIGVCGGTASGKTTVCDMIIQQLHDHRVVLVNQDSFYRGLTEEESEHVEEYNFDHPDAFDTDQLLECMGKLKSGQSVNIPIYDFKNHRRCSESFRKVNVSDVIILEGILVFHDQRVRDLMDMKIFVDTDADIRLARRIRRDTVERGRDVLSVLEQYADVIIPRGGDNHVAIDLIAQHIRTKLGQHDLCKLYPNVCVVQTTFQIRGMHTLIRDREITTPDFVFYSDRLIRLVVEHGLGNLPFTEKQVVTPTGSVYSGVDFCKKLCGVSIVRSGESMENALRACCKGIKIGKILIHRVGDDGQQLIYNKLPSDIAERHVLLMDPVLGTGNSANQAIQLLRSTGVPEDHIMFLNLISAPEGIHCVCKRFPGVKIVTSEIDAGLNEEYRVVPGLGEYGDRYFGTD, from the exons CGGCGGTGGGGGCCCACTTCAGCGGCCTCCGCCGCGACTTGcgccgcctctcctcctcctcctccctcccctcctcgccctcctccgccACCTGCAACGACGCCTCCGCGGCCGCGCCCAGCGGGCTCGCGTCCCCCGCGCCCAGGCAGCCCTTCGTGATCG GGGTGTGCGGCGGAACGGCGTCGGGGAAGACGACGGTGTGCGACATGATCATCCAGCAGCTGCACGACCACCGCGTCGTGCTCGTCAACCAG GATTCGTTCTACCGCGGTTTAACTGAGGAGGAATCTGAACATGTGGAAGAGTACAACTTTGATCACCCTG ATGCATTTGATACTGATCAACTTCTAGAGTGCATGGGAAAGCTAAAGAGTGGGCAGTCTGTTAATATTCCTATATATGATTTCAAGAATCATCGACGATGCTCTGAGAGCTTTAGAAAG GTCAATGTATCAGATGTCATCATTCTGGAGGGAATTTTGGTTTTTCATGATCAAAGGGTGCGTGACTTGATGGACATGAAAATTTTCGTTGACACAG ATGCTGATATTAGGCTTGCCCGAAGAATAAGGCGTGATACAGTTGAAAGAGGTAGAGATGTTCTCTCAGTGCTTGAGCAG TATGCTGATGTGATCATACCGCGAGGAGGAGATAACCATGTTGCCATTGATTTAATTGCGCAACATATTCGTACAAAACTAGGACAGCACGACTTGTGCAAATTATATCCAAATGTTTGCGTAGTTCAGACAACTTTCCAG ATACGAGGAATGCATACCCTCATTCGTGACCGGGAAATTACGACTCCTGATTTTGTCTTCTATTCAGATCGGCTGATTCGTCTG GTAGTTGAGCATGGTCTGGGGAATTTGCCATTTACAGAGAAGCAGGTCGTTACACCTACAG GTTCTGTTTATTCAGGAGTTGACTTCTGCAAGAAGCTTTGTGGAGTGTCGATTGTTCGAAG TGGTGAAAGCATGGAGAATGCTTTGCGTGCTTGTTGTAAGGGGATAAAAATAGGTAAAATCCTAATACATCGTGTTGGAGACGACGGACAACAA CTCATATATAACAAGCTGCCCAGTGATATTGCTGAACGGCATGTTCTACTTATGGATCCTGTGCTCGGTACTG GTAACTCAGCAAATCAAGCTATACAGCTTCTTAGAAGTACAGGAGTTCCAGAGGACCACATCATGTTTCTTAATCTTATATCA GCTCCTGAAGGAATCCATTGTGTCTGCAAGCGATTCCCTGGTGTGAAGATCGTAACATCGGAGATCGACGCCGGGTTGAATGAGGAATACCGTGTCGTGCCAGGGCTGGGTGAATACGGCGATCGCTACTTCGGCACAGACTAA
- the LOC123151749 gene encoding uridine kinase-like protein 2, chloroplastic isoform X2, whose product MEDVLDSAVGAHFSGLRRDLRRLSSSSSLPSSPSSATCNDASAAAPSGLASPAPRQPFVIGVCGGTASGKTTVCDMIIQQLHDHRVVLVNQDSFYRGLTEEESEHVEEYNFDHPDAFDTDQLLECMGKLKSGQSVNIPIYDFKNHRRCSESFRKVNVSDVIILEGILVFHDQRVRDLMDMKIFVDTDADIRLARRIRRDTVERGRDVLSVLEQYGRFVKPAFDDFILPSKKYADVIIPRGGDNHVAIDLIAQHIRTKLGQHDLCKLYPNVCVVQTTFQIRGMHTLIRDREITTPDFVFYSDRLIRLVVEHGLGNLPFTEKQVVTPTGSVYSGVDFCKKLCGVSIVRSGESMENALRACCKGIKIGKILIHRVGDDGQQLIYNKLPSDIAERHVLLMDPVLGTGNSANQAIQLLRSTGVPEDHIMFLNLISAPEGIHCVCKRFPGVKIVTSEIDAGLNEEYRVVPGLGEYGDRYFGTD is encoded by the exons CGGCGGTGGGGGCCCACTTCAGCGGCCTCCGCCGCGACTTGcgccgcctctcctcctcctcctccctcccctcctcgccctcctccgccACCTGCAACGACGCCTCCGCGGCCGCGCCCAGCGGGCTCGCGTCCCCCGCGCCCAGGCAGCCCTTCGTGATCG GGGTGTGCGGCGGAACGGCGTCGGGGAAGACGACGGTGTGCGACATGATCATCCAGCAGCTGCACGACCACCGCGTCGTGCTCGTCAACCAG GATTCGTTCTACCGCGGTTTAACTGAGGAGGAATCTGAACATGTGGAAGAGTACAACTTTGATCACCCTG ATGCATTTGATACTGATCAACTTCTAGAGTGCATGGGAAAGCTAAAGAGTGGGCAGTCTGTTAATATTCCTATATATGATTTCAAGAATCATCGACGATGCTCTGAGAGCTTTAGAAAG GTCAATGTATCAGATGTCATCATTCTGGAGGGAATTTTGGTTTTTCATGATCAAAGGGTGCGTGACTTGATGGACATGAAAATTTTCGTTGACACAG ATGCTGATATTAGGCTTGCCCGAAGAATAAGGCGTGATACAGTTGAAAGAGGTAGAGATGTTCTCTCAGTGCTTGAGCAG TACGGGAGGTTTGTGAAGCCCGCCTTTGATGATTTTATCCTGCCTTCCAAGAAGTATGCTGATGTGATCATACCGCGAGGAGGAGATAACCATGTTGCCATTGATTTAATTGCGCAACATATTCGTACAAAACTAGGACAGCACGACTTGTGCAAATTATATCCAAATGTTTGCGTAGTTCAGACAACTTTCCAG ATACGAGGAATGCATACCCTCATTCGTGACCGGGAAATTACGACTCCTGATTTTGTCTTCTATTCAGATCGGCTGATTCGTCTG GTAGTTGAGCATGGTCTGGGGAATTTGCCATTTACAGAGAAGCAGGTCGTTACACCTACAG GTTCTGTTTATTCAGGAGTTGACTTCTGCAAGAAGCTTTGTGGAGTGTCGATTGTTCGAAG TGGTGAAAGCATGGAGAATGCTTTGCGTGCTTGTTGTAAGGGGATAAAAATAGGTAAAATCCTAATACATCGTGTTGGAGACGACGGACAACAA CTCATATATAACAAGCTGCCCAGTGATATTGCTGAACGGCATGTTCTACTTATGGATCCTGTGCTCGGTACTG GTAACTCAGCAAATCAAGCTATACAGCTTCTTAGAAGTACAGGAGTTCCAGAGGACCACATCATGTTTCTTAATCTTATATCA GCTCCTGAAGGAATCCATTGTGTCTGCAAGCGATTCCCTGGTGTGAAGATCGTAACATCGGAGATCGACGCCGGGTTGAATGAGGAATACCGTGTCGTGCCAGGGCTGGGTGAATACGGCGATCGCTACTTCGGCACAGACTAA